A DNA window from Brassica napus cultivar Da-Ae chromosome C1, Da-Ae, whole genome shotgun sequence contains the following coding sequences:
- the LOC111202108 gene encoding uncharacterized protein LOC111202108: MPPRRRTTRAQTARAVRDNVDEHEQPAVPPPAAPPVDQDALRQMVQDAARQAAQEALQQIAQEAARQAAQEAARVAAQEVARQMAAVQQGPQVQAQQGPQIRVQQVPLVQVQQDQQGPVQQFAHGVQDLPPPPPRPHVYPVYDERFYRLTCQMRNMEMEHFSGTVDAVAAHDWKLALQRKLEIIECPPELSLRLTMQYLRGDALIWWEGIRLSHFGPERLTFADFIREFDRKYFPKEAMDRKKCEFEHVSQGKMSIREYEVVFNQLRRFAGEGILEEDLMRKFLNGMRVEIRNRCRVATYHRLGDLVEKAAEQEAGLAEEQKYTKADQPKFGGTLEAQQRTWDKPSIQCFYCGKMGHKSRVCRSRLFDAQFAPPAAAAAPVVDVRNCFGCNQPGHIFRDCPRRGNAALPPPPKRLAIAPRVFTVGDPQGAEPIAGMFLSYLLVLIFVVLWLSCIVRDL, from the coding sequence ATGCCGCCAAGGAGAAGAACCACCCGTGCCCAGACCGCCAGAGCCGTTAGAGACAATGTAGATGAGCATGAGCAGCCTGCAGTTCCACCACCCGCGGCTCCACCAGTTGATCAGGATGCATTGAGACAGATGGTTCAGGATGCCGCTAGACAGGCCGCTCAGGAGGCACTTCAGCAGATTGCCCAGGAGGCAGCCAGGCAGGCCGCTCAGGAGGCCGCCCGAGTAGCTGCTCAGGAGGTTGCTCGTCAGATGGCTGCCGTTCAGCAGGGTCCTCAGGTTCAGGCGCAGCAGGGTCCGCAGATTCGGGTTCAGCAAGTTCCACTGGTTCAGGTCCAACAGGATCAGCAGGGTCCAGTTCAGCAGTTTGCTCATGGTGTTCAGGATCtaccgccaccaccaccgcgACCTCATGTTTACCCGGTTTATGATGAGAGGTTCTACAGGCTGACATGTCAGATGAGAAACATGGAGATGGAGCATTTTAGCGGAACAGTGGATGCTGTAGCTGCACATGATTGGAAGTTAGCCTTGCAACGGAAGCTGGAGATTATTGAGTGTCCACCAGAGTTGTCGCTCAGATTGACTATGCAGTACCTTcgtggagatgctcttatatgGTGGGAGGGAATACGATTGAGTCACTTTGGGCCAGAGAGGCTTACCTTCGCAGACTTCATCCGAGAGTTCGATAGGAAATACTTTCCGAAGGAAGCTATGGATAGGAAGAAATGCGAGTTCGAGCATGTAAGTCAGGGTAAGATGTCTATCAGGGAGTATGAGGTTGTGTTTAACCAACTTCGCAGGTTTGCTGGAGAGGGCATTTTAGAGGAAGACCTGatgaggaaatttttgaatggGATGCGAGTAGAGATTCGTAACAGGTGCCGTGTCGCCACTTATCACAGATTGGGAGACTTGGTGGAGAAAGCTGCCGAGCAGGAGGCAGGTTTGGCAGAGGAGCAGAAGTACACCAAGGCAGATCAGCCTAAGTTTGGAGGGACTTTAGAGGCACAGCAGAGGACATGGGACAAACCGAGCATACAATGCTTTTATTGTGGAAAGATGGGACATAAGAGTAGGGTTTGTCGGAGTAGGCTATTTGATGCCCAGTTTGCGCCACCAGCAGCGGCAGCAGCACCAGTAGTGGATGTTAGGAACTGTTTTGGTTGTAACCAGCCTGGTCACATTTTCAGAGACTGTCCGAGGAGGGGTAATGCAGCGCTTCCACCACCACCGAAGCGTTTAGCCATCGCTCCACGTGTGTTTACAGTTGGAGATCCCCAGGGAGCTGAGCCGATAGCGGGTATGTTCTTATCATACTTGCTTGTGTTAATATTTGTGGTTTTGTGGTTATCTTGTATAGTTCGAGATTTGTGA